A single region of the Rattus rattus isolate New Zealand chromosome 8, Rrattus_CSIRO_v1, whole genome shotgun sequence genome encodes:
- the Slc22a14 gene encoding solute carrier family 22 member 14 isoform X2 codes for MKEEQNSNTEFGSQDSRDSHRHEISYPSQNWSLEMLLRRLKALDDRRDDKFASVLGAIGEFGTFQWRLVALTFIPSILSTFFMLSHHFLLTDQRPYCNTSWILQVGPNLTEDEQLNLTVPRAPNGSFLTCLMYIPVPWDLDSIVHFGLNYTETCKYGWIYPFARTRSLTNEFDLVCGNEPQEENGQTVFLSGILTGSLLFGFLSDKLGRYPIILLSLLGILIFGFGTAFVNSFYQYLFFRFFVAQASVGYAICSVSLGVILLTGLAYKINHWRLLFLLGGVPMFPLICNIWILQESPRWLMVKGKVEEAKKVLCYAAEVNKKTIPFNLLNELQLPGKKAKASILDFYTNQHLFKVVLAMGCVWFTVSYVSLTLSLKMKDFGLDIYFIQVVPCITAVPARLCCILLLEYFGRKWSLNLTLSLVTFTCLCLLFVPEELKSTTILMLVLGEFSMAGTVSIFFIYTAELLPTILRSTGLGMVSIAWTAGAISSLAIFKQTKTQLPIFFCCLCCVLALCFSSLVPETGNRPLRDSIEYCSRDSLEHKDKSKDSSKVLMAEESMSDVAADSELTKNTMFNAMTLKPETDSFLNMALEVPNRESPVQLPEDHPP; via the exons ATGAAGGAAGAACAGAACTCCAACACAGAGTTCGGATCCCAGGATTCCAGGGACTCCCACCGGCATGAGATATCCTATCCCTCCCAGAACTGGTCCTTGGAGATGCTGTTACGAAGACTGAAGGCCTTGGATGATAGAAGGGACGACAAGTTTGCCAGCGTCCTGGGTGCCATCGGGGAGTTTGGCACGTTCCAGTGGAGGCTGGTGGCCCTCACCTTCATCCCCAGTATCCTGTCAACCTTCTTCATGCTCTCTCACCACTTCTTGCTCACAGATCAGAGGCCCTACTGTAACACCAGCTGGATCCTGCAAGTGGGCCCCAACCTCACAGAGGACGAACAGCTGAACCTGACTGTGCCCCGAGCACCCAACGGCAGTTTCCTGACATGCCTCATGTACATACCTGTGCCGTGGGATCTAGACTCTATCGTCCATTTTGGCCTCAATTATACAGAAACATGCAAATACGGGTGGATCTATCCTTTCGCTCGCACGCGCTCTCTGACCAACGAG TTTGACCTGGTGTGTGGTAATGAGCCACAGGAGGAAAACGGGCAGACTGTGTTCCTGTCAGGCATCCTGACAGGGTCTCTCCTCTTCGGGTTCTTAAGCGACAA GTTGGGCCGCTATCCAATCAtcctgctgtctctgctgggGATCCTCATCTTCGGCTTCGGGACAGCCTTTGTGAACAGCTTTTATCAGTATCTGTTCTTCCGCTTTTTTGTGGCCCAGGCCTCCGTGGGCTACGCCATCTGCAGTGTCTCTTTAG GGGTCATATTGCTGACGGGGCTTGCTTACAAAATTAACCACTGGAGACTGCTGTTCCTGTTGGGCGGAGTGCCTATGTTTCCCCTTATCTGCAACATCTG GATTCTCCAAGAGTCCCCACGGTGGCTGATGGTGAAAGGAAAGGTGGAAGAAGCCAAGAAGGTGCTGTGCTATGCAGCTGAGGTGAACAAGAAGACCATCCCTTTCAATCTACTGAATGAG CTACAGCTGCCAGGAAAGAAGGCAAAGGCCTCCATCCTGGACTTCTATACCAATCAGCACCTCTTCAAGGTGGTCTTGGCCATGGGATGTGTGTG GTTTACTGTCAGTTACGTCAGTCTTACGCTGAGCCTCAAGATGAAGGACTTTGGGTTGGACATTTACTTCATACAAGTGGTCCCCTGCATCACGGCAGTGCCAGCCCGTCTGTGCTGTATCCTTCTCCTGGAGTATTTCGGGAGGAAGTGGAGCCTAAACCTGACTCTCTCCCTGGTCACCTTCACATGCTTGTGTCTCCTTTTCGTCCCCGAAG AGCTGAAGTCAACAACAATCCTGATGCTCGTGCTTGGAGAATTCAGCATGGCGGGCACTGTCTCTATATTCTTTATCTACACTGCCGAGCTCCTGCCCACCATCCTCAG GTCTACAGGTCTGGGAATGGTGTCTATCGCCTGGACAGCTGGGGCCATCTCATCTCTGGCCATCTTCAAACAGACCAAAACGCAGCTGCCCATCTTCTTCTGCTGCTTGTGTTGCGTCCTGGCCTTGTGCTTCTCCTCCCTGGTGCCAGAAACAGGAAACCGGCCTCTCCGTGACAGCATAGAGTACTGTTCAAG AGACTCCCTGGAGCACAAGGATAAGAGCAAGGATTCCTCTAAGGTGTTAATGGCTGAGGAGTCAATGTCTGATGTTGCAGCTGATTCTGAACTGACAAAGAACACCATGTTTAATGCCATGACTCTCAAGCCAGAGACAGACAGCTTCCTCAACATGGCCTTGGAGGTACCCAACAGGGAATCTCCAGTCCAGCTCCCTGAGGACCACCCTCCCTAG
- the Slc22a14 gene encoding solute carrier family 22 member 14 isoform X1 yields the protein MKEEQNSNTEFGSQDSRDSHRHEISYPSQNWSLEMLLRRLKALDDRRDDKFASVLGAIGEFGTFQWRLVALTFIPSILSTFFMLSHHFLLTDQRPYCNTSWILQVGPNLTEDEQLNLTVPRAPNGSFLTCLMYIPVPWDLDSIVHFGLNYTETCKYGWIYPFARTRSLTNEFDLVCGNEPQEENGQTVFLSGILTGSLLFGFLSDKLGRYPIILLSLLGILIFGFGTAFVNSFYQYLFFRFFVAQASVGYAICSVSLVMEWLVGEHRAQAIILQHCFFTIGVILLTGLAYKINHWRLLFLLGGVPMFPLICNIWILQESPRWLMVKGKVEEAKKVLCYAAEVNKKTIPFNLLNELQLPGKKAKASILDFYTNQHLFKVVLAMGCVWFTVSYVSLTLSLKMKDFGLDIYFIQVVPCITAVPARLCCILLLEYFGRKWSLNLTLSLVTFTCLCLLFVPEELKSTTILMLVLGEFSMAGTVSIFFIYTAELLPTILRSTGLGMVSIAWTAGAISSLAIFKQTKTQLPIFFCCLCCVLALCFSSLVPETGNRPLRDSIEYCSRDSLEHKDKSKDSSKVLMAEESMSDVAADSELTKNTMFNAMTLKPETDSFLNMALEVPNRESPVQLPEDHPP from the exons ATGAAGGAAGAACAGAACTCCAACACAGAGTTCGGATCCCAGGATTCCAGGGACTCCCACCGGCATGAGATATCCTATCCCTCCCAGAACTGGTCCTTGGAGATGCTGTTACGAAGACTGAAGGCCTTGGATGATAGAAGGGACGACAAGTTTGCCAGCGTCCTGGGTGCCATCGGGGAGTTTGGCACGTTCCAGTGGAGGCTGGTGGCCCTCACCTTCATCCCCAGTATCCTGTCAACCTTCTTCATGCTCTCTCACCACTTCTTGCTCACAGATCAGAGGCCCTACTGTAACACCAGCTGGATCCTGCAAGTGGGCCCCAACCTCACAGAGGACGAACAGCTGAACCTGACTGTGCCCCGAGCACCCAACGGCAGTTTCCTGACATGCCTCATGTACATACCTGTGCCGTGGGATCTAGACTCTATCGTCCATTTTGGCCTCAATTATACAGAAACATGCAAATACGGGTGGATCTATCCTTTCGCTCGCACGCGCTCTCTGACCAACGAG TTTGACCTGGTGTGTGGTAATGAGCCACAGGAGGAAAACGGGCAGACTGTGTTCCTGTCAGGCATCCTGACAGGGTCTCTCCTCTTCGGGTTCTTAAGCGACAA GTTGGGCCGCTATCCAATCAtcctgctgtctctgctgggGATCCTCATCTTCGGCTTCGGGACAGCCTTTGTGAACAGCTTTTATCAGTATCTGTTCTTCCGCTTTTTTGTGGCCCAGGCCTCCGTGGGCTACGCCATCTGCAGTGTCTCTTTAG TCATGGAGTGGCTGGTGGGTGAGCACCGCGCCCAAGCCATCATTCTCCAGCACTGCTTCTTCACCATAGGGGTCATATTGCTGACGGGGCTTGCTTACAAAATTAACCACTGGAGACTGCTGTTCCTGTTGGGCGGAGTGCCTATGTTTCCCCTTATCTGCAACATCTG GATTCTCCAAGAGTCCCCACGGTGGCTGATGGTGAAAGGAAAGGTGGAAGAAGCCAAGAAGGTGCTGTGCTATGCAGCTGAGGTGAACAAGAAGACCATCCCTTTCAATCTACTGAATGAG CTACAGCTGCCAGGAAAGAAGGCAAAGGCCTCCATCCTGGACTTCTATACCAATCAGCACCTCTTCAAGGTGGTCTTGGCCATGGGATGTGTGTG GTTTACTGTCAGTTACGTCAGTCTTACGCTGAGCCTCAAGATGAAGGACTTTGGGTTGGACATTTACTTCATACAAGTGGTCCCCTGCATCACGGCAGTGCCAGCCCGTCTGTGCTGTATCCTTCTCCTGGAGTATTTCGGGAGGAAGTGGAGCCTAAACCTGACTCTCTCCCTGGTCACCTTCACATGCTTGTGTCTCCTTTTCGTCCCCGAAG AGCTGAAGTCAACAACAATCCTGATGCTCGTGCTTGGAGAATTCAGCATGGCGGGCACTGTCTCTATATTCTTTATCTACACTGCCGAGCTCCTGCCCACCATCCTCAG GTCTACAGGTCTGGGAATGGTGTCTATCGCCTGGACAGCTGGGGCCATCTCATCTCTGGCCATCTTCAAACAGACCAAAACGCAGCTGCCCATCTTCTTCTGCTGCTTGTGTTGCGTCCTGGCCTTGTGCTTCTCCTCCCTGGTGCCAGAAACAGGAAACCGGCCTCTCCGTGACAGCATAGAGTACTGTTCAAG AGACTCCCTGGAGCACAAGGATAAGAGCAAGGATTCCTCTAAGGTGTTAATGGCTGAGGAGTCAATGTCTGATGTTGCAGCTGATTCTGAACTGACAAAGAACACCATGTTTAATGCCATGACTCTCAAGCCAGAGACAGACAGCTTCCTCAACATGGCCTTGGAGGTACCCAACAGGGAATCTCCAGTCCAGCTCCCTGAGGACCACCCTCCCTAG